From Brachionichthys hirsutus isolate HB-005 chromosome 16, CSIRO-AGI_Bhir_v1, whole genome shotgun sequence, a single genomic window includes:
- the med15 gene encoding mediator of RNA polymerase II transcription subunit 15, producing MEVPGPDSDWMSPQFRQKVVVQIEEAMRNAGTPHTKTSNDMENHVYVKAKSKDEYLSLVARLIIHFRDIHKKTLGGPDPMNALTNLTGVGGGPGAIGMGPRPAAPVGGMGAMGPMQIGQHAMPGGAGNPQSIGGPGQLPMMVQQQQHQHQQQQQQQQSIQFQQFQQQQQNAAMQQQFQMQQQLRAQQLQQQQQHHQNQQLQQQQSQQQQQAQNQQQQNQLHQTRIQQQQQQMVQLQFQQQQQAQAQAQAQAQSIQHLVQQQQVQGQPAPQLGQMPPHAQQQQPGLVPQSLAGPMPSAQHVPVGSLSQQQHQLKIQAFQARAAMQQQVQQAQQAAAQAQLNAAAAAAAGPGQVRLPQPQLVRQGMQIPARLPRAPAPPPNAAAAAAAAAAAVGAQPMTQQVQQHTMMSSPSPVQIQTPLTMPPPPQPSPQPPTSQPNSASSGLTPSPGGFQPSPSPQSAQSPATARTPQNYGVPSPGSLNTPGNHNAAASPAGATSLEDQQYMEKLKQLSKYIEPLRRMINKIDKNEDRKKDLSKMKSLLNILTDPNTRCPLKTLQKCEIALEKLKNDMAVPTPPPPPVATKQQYLCQPLLDAVMANIRSPVFNHSLYRTFAPAITAIHGPHITGPNIPIRKRKHEEDERQTIPNILQGEVARLDVKFLVNLDPSFCSNNGAVHLVCKLDDKNLPSVPPLQLSVPADYPDQSPYWADDGDQYAGDNSFLQTVHRNMASKLLQLPDKHSVTELLNTWAQSVRQACLSAA from the exons ATGGAAGTTCCCGGACCGGACAGCGACTGGATGAGCCCGCAGTTCCGACAGAAAGTGGTCGTTCAGAT CGAGGAGGCGATGAGGAACGCTGGAACCCCCCACACGAAGACGAGCAACGACATGGAGAACCACGTCTACGTCAAAGCCAAGTCCAAG gacgaGTATTTGTCTCTGGTGGCGAGGCTCATCATTCACTTCAGAGACATCC ATAAGAAGACTCTCGGGGGGCCGG ATCCCATGAACGCCCTGACGAACCTGACGGGGGTCGGAGGGGGCCCGGGTGCCATTGGCATGGGGCCTCGCCCGGCTGCTCCAGTGGGCGGCATGGGGGCCATGGGGCCGATGCAGATAGGCCAGCACGCCATGCCAGGGGGGGCTGGAAACCCACAATCCA TAGGAGGACCGGGCCAGCTGCCGATGatggtccagcagcagcagcaccagcaccagcagcagcagcagcagcagcagtccatCCAGTTCCAGcagttccagcagcagcagcagaacgccgccatgcagcagcagttccagatgcagcagcagctgagggcgcagcagctgcagcagcagcagcagcaccaccagaaccagcagcttcaacagcaacagagccagcagcagcagcaggcccagaaccagcagcagcagaaccag TTGCACCAAACCAggattcagcagcagcagcagcagatggtgcagctgcagttccagcagcagcagcaggcccagGCCCAGGCCCAGGCCCAGGCCCAGTCCATCCAGCAcctggtccagcagcagcaggttcaggGCCAGCCAGCGCCTCAGCTGGGCCAGATGCCTCCAcacgctcagcagcagcagccgggccTGGTACCGCAGTCCCTGGCGGGACCGATGCCGTCGGCTCAACACGTCCCCGTCGGCTCgctcagccagcagcagcaccagctgaaGATCCAGGCCTTCCAG GCCCGTGCAGCCatgcagcagcaggtccagcaggCGCAGCAAGCCGCAGCGCAGGCGCAACtcaatgcagctgctgcagccgccgccggtCCGGGGCAGGTGAGACTCCCGCAGCCGCAG CTGGTTCGTCAGGGGATGCAGATTCCAGCCCGGCTGCCTCGAGCCCCGGCCCCTCCCCCAAACGCcgccgcagccgcagccgcagccgcagccgcgGTGGGAGCTCAGCCAATGACACAGCAG GTGCAGCAGcacacgatgatgtcatcgccctCACCGGTGCAGATCCAGACGCCACTGacgatgcccccccctccccagccgtCACCTCAGCCCCCCACGTCGCAGCCCAACTCGGCCAG CTCCGGTCTCACTCCGTCTCCGGGGGGCTTCCAGCCCAGCCCGTCCCCCCAGTCTGCCCAGAGCCCCGCCACCGCCCGGACCCCCCAGAACTACGGCGTCCCCTCTCCTGGATCGCTCAACACTCCAG GTAACCACAACGCCGCGGCGAGTCCGGCCGGAGCCACGTCCCTGGAGGACCAGCAGTACATGGAGAAACTCAAGCAGCTGTCCAAGTACATCGAGCCCCTGCGCAGGATGATCAACAAGATAGACAAGAACGAAG acaggaaaaagGACCTGAGTAAAATGAAGAGTCTGCTGAACATCCTGACGGACCCGAACACCAG GTGTCCCCTGAAGACGCTGCAGAAGTGCGAGATCGCATTAGAGAAGCTGAAGAACGACATGGCCGTG CcgacgccccctccccccccggtaGCTACCAAACAGCAGTATTTGTGTCAGCCGCTGCTGGACGCCGTCATGGCCAACATCCGGTCCCCCGTCTTCAACCACTCTCTGTACAGAACATTCGCCCCCGCCATCACCGCCATCCACGGACCCCACATCAC GGGGCCCAACATCCCcatcaggaagaggaagcacgaggaagacgagcggCAGACCATCCCCAACATCCTGCAGGGGGAGGTGGCTCGGCTCGACGTCAAGTTCCTGGTCAACCTGGACCCGTCGTTCTGCAGCAACAACGGCGCCGTGCACCTGGTCTGCAAGCTGG ACGATAAGAACCTTCCCAGCGTTCCTCCCCTGCAGCTCAGCGTTCCGGCCGATTATCCCGACCAGAGCCCGTACTGGGCCGACGACGGCGACCAGTACG CAGGCGACAACAGCTTCCTGCAGACGGTCCACAGAAACATGGcgtccaaactgctgcagctgccgGACAAACACTCCGTGACGGAGCTGCTGAACACGTGGGCCCAGAGCGTCCGCCAGGCCTGCCTGTCTGCCgcctga
- the thoc6 gene encoding THO complex subunit 6 homolog, which yields MGPVELLHMSVFSQSFSPCGRFLAAGNNYGKIAIFSLSAALSPEASGPSHKPVLTFAAHEGPVFALLSTDCHLLSAGNGEVSAWSWTELVKKNVKPLWTKRPDYKSSLEIPEINAMIINPRDNSLVVGGGDNNIHILDLEHGDFKSVLQGHTDYIHCVSVREREGEILSGGEDGAVRIWDSRTGQSVHCIEVHKYESCARPQYGKWISCVTNDSDWMLCGGGPSLSLWHLRSLSPTSVFRLEGCQRQAVFHQDMILAVGDGPFVSHCLLGGEVKAQIPCTPRGLNTLQLNANSTEHRVLAAGGSSDHIDVFTNLSYRAFSLRF from the exons atggGTCCCGTCGAG ctcctccacatgTCCGTCTTCTCCCAGAGCTTCTCCCCGTGTGGCCGATTTCTGGCGGCAGGAAACAACTACGGGAAGATCGCCATCTTCAG CCTGTCTGCAGCTCTGAGTCCGGAGGCCAGTGGGCCGAGTCACAAGCCTGTTCTCACCTTCGCAG CTCACGAGGGTCCCGTCTTCGCCCTCCTGTCCACCGACTGTCATCTCCTGAGTGCCGGGAACGGCGAGGTCAGCGCCTGGAGCTGGACCGAACTCGTCAAGAAG AATGTGAAACCGTTGTGGACAAAAAGACCCGACTACAA GTCCAGTCTGGAGATCCCGGAGATCAACGCCATGATCATCAACCCCAGA GACAACAGCCTGGTGGTCGGGGGAGGGGACAACAACATCCACATCCTGGACCTGGAGCACGGCGACTTCAAG TCCGTCCTGCAGGGTCACACCGACTACATTcactgtgtgagtgtgagagagagggagggggagatcCTGTCGGGGGGGGAGGACGGCGCCGTGAGGATCTGGG ACAGCAGGACGGGTCAGAGCGTCCACTGCATCGAGGTCCACAAGTACGAG AGCTGTGCTCGGCCGCAGTACGGGAAGTGGATCAGCTGTGTGACGAACGACTCCGATTGGATG CTGTGTGGGGGCGGTCCGTCGCTGTCCCTGTGGCACCTCCGCTCTCTGTCCCCGACCTCCGTCTTCCGTCTGGAGGGCTGCCAGAGACAAGCCGTCTTCCACCAGGACATG ATCCTGGCGGTGGGGGACGGCCCGTTCGTGTCTCACTGCCTGCTGGGCGGCGAGGTCAAGGCTCAGATCCCGTGCACGCCGCGGGGCctcaacacgctgcagctcaacGCCAACAGCACGGAGCACAGG gtgctggcagcagggggcagcagcgaCCACATCGACGTCTTCACCAACCTCTCCTACAGAGCCTTCTCCCTCCGGTTCTGA